A window of Sphingobacterium kitahiroshimense genomic DNA:
CCATTTTGAATAGTTTTGTAAAATATGTAGAATCTAAAAATTATTAATTCCTAAAATTTAATGTCATGAAAAAGAATACAGTTTCCTTACATCGCATTATTCAGGCCAGTCCTGAAAAAGTGTTTCGTGCTTTTGCTGATCCAATAGCACATGCCACCTGGTTACCTCCTTATGGTTTTATATGTACAGTGCAACAAATGGACTTTAAAGTAGGTGGTAACTTTAAAATGACTTTTATAAATTTCAGCACTGGCAATGGGCACTCTTTTGGTGGAGAATATTTAGAGATTTTACCGAATGAATCAATTAAATATAGTGATCGTTTTGATGATCCTAATCTTCCGGGAGAAATGATAACGACAGTTTCACTGAATAAGGTGTCCTGTGGTACTGAACTTCAAATTGTACAAGAAAATATTCCAGATGTAATACCTGTTGAAATGTGCTATTTAGGTTGGCAGGAATCATTAGATAAAATGAAGAGATTGGTTGAACCTGAAATACCTGATGCATAATTTATAGCAATATGTTATTTCAGAGAACCGATAAAATGATGAATGGTGTTTTTATTACATTTTCAGGAAATTGTAAGAAAGCACTTCAATTTTACCAAAATTGTTTTGGTGGTAAGTTGTATTTTGAAGCATTTAAAAATGAGATGAATAACTATTCGGAGTCACCTATAATTATTGGCTCATTAATTTCTGATATGATTGTAATTCATGGTTCAGATTTGGTACATAATGAAGGTCGTCAGGTCGGAAATTATTTATCTATATTTCTGCATTGTAATGATGCGGGAGATCGCAAATTATTAATTCATAAATTGAAAGTTAATAGAAAGATTACTTATACTCCAGATGAAATCAAACAAAGCTTGATTGAAATAACGGATGCATTTGATGTACGTTGGATATTGGCTATTTAGAAGATAGCTTCTAATTTATTCGTATTATAAAAATGAAAAAAGGCTAACTTAAACTTTAAGATAGCCTTTTTTATTGAGTAGTGTTTTCAATAATTTTGGAAAATAATTGAAATTATATGGTTTGTAGGCATGTTAATTTATTCATACAAATTTTGATAGAAATGCATCTGTCATGAAAGAGTAAGAAATAATAATATCTATCAATGTTATTGCAATTAAGTTGCGATAGTTATTACCTTTAATACACCATCCCACAAAAGTAATTGTTGGATGGTGTATTAAAGGTTTATTATGAAAGAAAATAGAATTTATGATGTCATCATTATTGGAGGTAGCTATGCTGGTCTTTCTGCTGCCATGGCATTAGGGCGTTCTTTGCGAGATGTGTTGGTAATTGATAGTGGAATTCCGTGCAATCGACAGACGCCACACTCTCATAATTTCTTGACACAAGATGGTAAGACACCCTTGGAGATTGCTACCATAGCAAAGCAACAGGTTGAGCAATATGAAAGCATTATTTTTGAAAATGGTGTCGTGACAGATGGTAGGTTTGCGTCAGAAGGTTTTGAGATCTGTACTGAAGAAGGGAATATTTATATCGGTAGGAAACTTATTTTTGCAACTGGAGTTAAGGATATTTTTCCTGATATAAAGGGTTTTTCTGCATGCTGGGGGATTTCAGTTATTCATTGCCCTTACTGTCACGGTTATGAATTTAAACATCAAAAAACCGGTATTATTGGAAAAGGGGATAAGGCAATCCATCTATCTTCATTAGTTCATAATCTCACTGATCAATTACAGGTTTTGACAAGAGGTGAAGCAAATTTTGAAGAAGAACAAAAAGATAAATTAGCTAAAAATCAAATTGGTATAATTGAAACTGAAATTGTAGAAATTGTCCACAAAGACGGATATGTTAAGCAATTGGTGTTTGATGATGGTCGAACAGAAAGTTTTGATGCGGTGTATGCTCCAGTTCCCTTTGTACAGCATTTAGACCTGCCGGTGAATTTGGGATGTGAGCTTACTGAGGCTGGGCATATTAAAGTTGATAGTTTTCAGAAAACCAATATTCCAGGTGTTTTTGCCTGTGGTGACTCCACCACAATGATGCGCTCCGTAGCAAGTGCTGTTAGTACTGGAAATACAGCTGGAGCGATGGTTAATATGGAATTAACACAGGAAGAGTTTTGATGATGAATCTTAAAGGACGATTTGCTTTAACCAAATAATTGGGTGTAAACTATTTGATTCTATTATTTGTTTATAATAATAAAACTATGTCTAGATTGTTCGTCATTACTTCTTTTATATTTCTCACTTTTGTTGCATGCCAACCAAATACCTCTCATCAGAGGCTAGCTGTGAAAGACAAGTCTCAGGATACCGAATTGCATCGGCAGTCCGGAATTACTTTTTTAGAGGGAGGTCTTACTCATAAAATGGAGAAAAAATCAGGTATTACAGACACTATTTTTATATCTGTCCATAAACCGGATTCCGCTCATATTATACTTGAAAGTCCAACCAATACGGCAAATATCCGTATTGGTCAGCTTTTTTCTCCAAACGGGAGTGCTGATGGTCCATTCGGAAAAGTCCTCGAATATCGATTTACAGACACAGGCCAATATTATATTACGGTTAGTGAGAATCTTATGGTTGGTGATCATTATAACGGAGCTTATCAGGTGCGAATTATAAATGGTCTGTCAAAATAAGATCTTTACTTTAAATGGCGTGGCCAATAGTTGATTATTATTAGTATTAGTCCAGCTTTTTATCTTACCATATGCTTTCGTTTTGTATTATAGCAATTAAGAAAGTTTCACTAATATTGTGTCAAAATCTATAATTTATTGACGGCTATAAAACAATTGGCAGGACAAACCCTGTGGTATGGTGTAAGTAACATTGGAGCAAAATTTCTAAACTATTTACTGACACCTATTCTTACTTACCTGATGATAGATTCTTCAGGTGTACGAGATTATGGTGGTTACAGTTTATTGTATTCTTGGATTGCTGTAGCAAATATTATATTTACCTATGGTTTTGAAACGGGGTATTTTCGTTTTTCAAATACACAAGGTGTAGACCGACACTCACTTTTTCAAACAGCGTTTGGTTCAATATGGCTCAGTACCGCATTACTCATTACGTTTATTTCTTTTTTTACTGTTCCAATCAACAATTTTATGAACCTTGATGGACATCCAGAATACATTTTGTGGTGTCTTTATCTGATTGGATTAGATGCAATAACTGCTATTCCATTTGCTAAATTACGACAGGAAAACCGTCCCAAAAGATACGCTTTTGTAAAATTATCCGGTATTATTATCAATATACTGTTTACTTTATTTTTCTTAATATGGTTGCCTAAATATGCGGTGCATCATCCGGACGATGCTATTGTACATTGGTTCACTACTAATAACCGGATAGGGTTTTTAATCTTAGCAAATGTGTTTCAAAATCTCTTTGTATTCTTATTATTATTTTCAGAATGGAAGAGTTTTAGGTTTAAGATAAATTTCAATCTTTGGAAACAGCTTTTTAAATATAGTGCCCCTATGATTTTTATTGGGTTAGCGGGCATGATAAACGAAGTAATGGATCGGCAAATGCTGGCGAAATTGCTGTCACAGGATGTCGATGCGCAAAGTGTCGTTGGGATTTATTCAGCAAACTATAAATTAGCGATCTTTATTACGTTATTTATACAAGCATTTAAAATGGCTGCAGAACCATTTTTCTTCAATAAATCCAAAGACAAAAATGCACCGGCTCTGTATGCAACTGTGATGAAATGGTTTGTAATCACACTTTCTTTAGCTTTTCTTTTTTCTGCTTTATATCTTGACGCCTGGAAATATATGGTCGGGGCTTCCTATCGTTCCGGTTTGGGCATCGTACCGATACTTTTATGTGCTAACATATGCTTGGGAATATATTATAATCTTTCAGTATGGTATAAACTGACTGATCGGATGCGTATGGGTTTGTATATCACGATATTTGGTTCTGTTATTACGCTCGTTGGTAATTATTTTTTTATTCCCTATTGGGGCATGTATGCAGCCGCATGGACTACCTTGATCTGTTATGCGAGTATGATGTTAGTGACTTATTTCATTGGTCAAAATTATTACTATATACCCTATCCTGTAAAAAAAATAGGAATATATCTATTGGCAATGTTGCTATGTTTCTTTATGAAAAGGAGTATTGATGTATATTCCGATTCTTGGACTCAAGATATGCAACTTTTATTACGTATTCCTGTTGCTTTTATTCTGATGATACTTTATGTTTTTTTTATAGTAAAAATGGAGAGGAAGGAATTAAAAAATATACCATTAATAGGCAAGTATATTTAATCTGGTAATTATTAGCCAGACTCACTATTTACAAAAATTTATAATTTGTTAGTCCCAATAAAAAATCGAGACTAACATGTACTTATTAAATGATATGATCAGGTTTTGTTTAGAACGACCAATTACAAGATTTTGCGGCAAAGAAAAATACGGCTAACCAAACTAAACCTTTAAAAAGGAAAAAGAGAAAAGCACCTACGCCTAAGCGTTTTACCCATTTTGTTTTATCATTTTTTTGCTCCATTCGTAAATATAAACAATAATGCTGTGTTTTAGTTTACATTTACAATAGGGGAAAATACGTTTCCAAAATTGTAGAAAGTTTGATTTGCCTTCTCTGTCGCAAGTGTATAGCTCTCAGGATCTTCGGCATGTTTATTTAAGACAGTCGTGAATCCTGCCCACATTTCGCGACTGTTTTCACCATACCCTTCAAAAAACGAAGTGCCTTTAGTAATTCCATATTTGTTCAGCATCTGCACAATGTATGGCCCACCCATAATTGATCCCTCAAGAACATAAAGTGAGCTTAGGGCTTCTAACACATTGTTAACTAGAGGAGCATTAGCTTCTGGAAGATTTTCTACACTTCCGCCCAATGCTTCGATATCCTTTTTTATATAAGAAGAATTACGACGATCTGCTAGATCGGGCAAAATATCCGAAGTTACAAAAGGTGCAATACGATCTTCAACGGCACGGAAATAGGCATAAAAACCTTTTAGAACCTTTGTGTAATCTGCATCTGAACGAATACTTTTTAATTGACGTACGATTTTACCTTCTACGTTTTGGTGAGCAGCATGTGTTTGCTCTTTAATATGTTGACTAAGCATTTTTCTAGTATTTAGTTATAATTATTCTATACAAATATTCGTATTTATTTTAAAACCTTTATGCTGTATAATGATTTATCATCTATGAAAAACGATCTGAATTAAATTGTACATAATTTTTTTAGTTCTTTAATTGAAAATTTGTTTTAAACAGCAGGTTCTCACCTATTGTTTCTGGCCAAAAGACGAAAGGAGGATTATCTTTAATATTATCAACACCTTTTTCCAGCTTAGAGTCTGTAATAGAAACAATGTCTTGCAGTGTAGATGCTAGCCAAGGCTCCTTCGGATTACCTATATGTAGGTCTGTTTTTGGGGAGGCTAGGGAAATATCGACAGACATTCCATCAAAATAGTCCGACCAACCATTAGCATTACGAATCAGGAATGATGCAAAATAAATGTCGAAAGCATCAATTTTAAGAGAGAAAAATCCTACTGGCTTTCCAAAAGTTTTCTGACCAATAAGTCTCACCGGAAAGTAAGGTTTAAAACTACTAATAAGAAGTTCACTAGCTGATGCGGTACGTCCGGATACAATAAATGATAAGTGTTGTAATGTGTTGAATACTCCTTTCTTGACGAAATAATGTGTATTGGCTTTTTCACTATAGTCTACATCGGCCAAAGTTGCGGAACGGCCTTTATATTGTACAGGATTTCCATTTGCATCTAAATAGGGTTGTTTACCTAAAAGAGTAGCCTTGCCATTTTGGACATTCGGATGAAATTGTTCACTGAACATGATTTTCCCATCCAGTTTTTGAGGTACAATCAAATTGGCCAAATATTCCGCTGTCTCAACATATCCGCCGCCATTGTGACGAAGATCTAAAATCAGATGAGTTACTTGTTTATTCGAAAGCTCTTTAAAAAGTCTATCGAGTTCTGTCTTAACGATAGCTAATTCGGGAAATGAAGCAATGTAAAGGTAGGCTATGTATTTTTTACCTGAAGTCCAATAGGACAGGTGTGTAGCATATTTATATTGGTGCTCCATGCTTGCAAGATGCCCGCTACTTTTTTTTGTGTTTCTACTGCGCTCCAGATAAGAGTATTTGGGTTTTCCTTCAATTGGAGACCATTCATATGGTTTGCCATTATGGGCCAATGAGTATTGACTTATTGCGAAAAGCTCACGTTCATAAGCAGTCTGTTCGGGACTAATGCTTCCAAACTTCTTACGAGGAGTAAAATCTGTATAGGAGGGAAGTGATTCCTGCCATCGGTATAATTGTTGAGCATACAAAAAAATTGAATCGAGAATCAGTTCTTTTTTTGTTCCCTCTATAGGATTTATTATTTCATCTGTTTGCATTGTTTTTTTATTCCTGTTCTGACAGGCTGAGCTAAACAATAGCAAAAAAAGCATCGAAATACTTTTAAATGATTGAGCCATATTCAATTAAAATTTGTCCTTTATATTTGTGGCTACTGAGCGACATTTGAGCAGATAGTTTAAAATTAATTCATTTAAACTTTTTTATTCGAGTTAAAAGCCTAATTTTGTCCCAATTTATTTAATATTGATGCTTCCATATCTTTGGATGCTCAAAGATCCCAAAGGCGACCTCCTTTGGGATTTTTTTGTTACGGCAATATTGGTCTTTCAGTTTTTATCGGTTCACTTGATAAGCTTGATAGAAAGATAATGATATTTTCCTGCTCTTTACTGCTGAGTCTTAAATTCTGTATATGTGGTGATAATATGCCATTAATCTGCTGACCAGTCTTTTGAGGCATTCCTTGGCTTAGTAAGTTGACTAATTCACTCAAAGTAGCAATACTACCATTGTGCATATATGGTGCAGTATTTGTGACGTTTCTTAATCCAGGCGTACGAAATTTACCTTTGTCACTTTCTAATTTAGAAGACTCAAATCGTCCGTTGTCCAATGCACCTTTGTTCGTTACTGCATAGCCGAGATTATGAAAATCTAAGTCCGTAAAATACGGACCGTTGTGACAATTGATACACTTTCCTTTCGTGCGGAACAAATGTAATCCCTCGAGCTGTTGGTCATTTAGCGCCTGATAATCACCTTGGACAAACCTATCAAATGCAGTTTCTCCACTGCTAATGGATTTGGAATAAGCAGCTATTGCATCTAGCAAACCCTCTATTGTCATATTCTTATTATTATAAGCCGATTCATACAGATCTACATAACCAGGTATGGACATTAGTTTGGAAGATAAAGAACTCGTATTTCCGCCCATTTCAATTGGCGAATTGATAGCTTCTGCAATTTGTTCACGATAGGTTTTCGCACGCCCATCGTGAAAGAGATTCCCTTCCAAGTACCAGACATTTTCCATGGATGGTGTGTTACGGTGATGTAAAGCTATACCATCAGCTGTTGTTTTCTGATCGATCCAGTAGGTGTCCGGATTATGGCACGAAGCACAGGTCTTCAAGCCATTACCTGTACGGGGATCAAAAAAAAGCGCTTTTCCCAAAGCAATAAGCTCAACCTTATCATTTGAAGGATTTTTGGGCAATGCTGCTAGTTCTCGTATCTCAATATTTTTATACCATTCTGCGACTGGCCACTGTGCGCTACTTTTACTGTATTTTTCTCGTAGCGTTTCTTCTGGGGTAGGTGTAATTGTCGGCTCCTCCGGCGATGACTTACCCTTACTACAGCTGTATAAAAAAGTGGTTAGTAAAGTTGCAAGGATTACCTGTTTTGGCAAGTATAAGTTCATTAACAACATCAAAAAAGCTTTATTATAAGATGTTAATTTAATGTAATGGACTGTTCGTATTCAGTCATTACTTTGTCAGATTTATCTATTATTTTCAATCTTGTTAACTGGTTACCTTGTATAGTTGTTGGTATCGGTATTGTAACAGTCATTTTTGCTACGTCAAATATTGCATTGTTTAATTTGTAGGTGTTGTTGAGGTTATCAATAGCAATAAAATGATCAAAATCTGCTTTGAAGAATAATTCATAAATTGATTTATTTGCAATCGGCATCACCAGATTTTCTCCTTTTTTTACGGTGTAGTTGCCCAATTTGATTAAGTTGTAGAACTCGGGTAACAATACATCGAAGGGATCAGTTAATACAGTATAACGACCCGATACCAATTTCAGGCGATATGTGCCAGGCTTAAGATCATCTGGACGAGTAAAATTAACTGCGAAAGTGCTTGGGGGCTGGTTAAAAGAAAGTAAGGTTTCTTTACCATCATTATCTACGATATACCCTTTAGTTTGAGCTTCGTTTGGTATAATGTTTTCTCCAACTAAAACAAATGGGTTTGTTCCTGGTAAATAGAGACGATAAGGCGAAAGGAAGTTAATTTTCACCTGTAATAAGGGTTGGTTGACTTGAAAAGATAATGTATAGTTTTTGCTGGAACCATCCTGTGCTCTTACGGTATAGATAATGGGTTTGTCAGACTTTAATTGTATTGGCGTACCCGAAGCAGGAGTCACAGTGGCTAGGTCAGAAATCTTTACGGTCGGTGTGATGCTTTCTGGTTGGTCCACCAGCGGTGGCCAGTATAGGATAATACGGTCTTCCACAATACTTGCCGACAAGGTCTTGCCCGAGGCATCTTTGATGCTAAACGATTCGATTTCGTTATATGGTAGATTGGGGGTTTCTTTTTTGCAAGACCAAGATACCATAGTCAGCATGAAAATAGCCAACAATTGGAATGTACGTATTTGTTTTTTAGATATTGAAAGTAGCATGATTTTTTTTTATAAAAAGATATCGCAACCCATTCACCGGTTGCGACATCTTTTAAGAAATTATTGTTGTTTAAAGCGCTTTATATTCGATATTAGCATCGGCCTTTACCTGCAATTGACCAGCAACTGTTTGTTGACCTACATTGCTGAAGTTATTGAGTTTTACGGCATATAAGGCACCTGAAGAATTACCTACCAAAACAGTTAATGGTTGAATTGCCTCATTTGCATTGGTTGATAAATCGTAATCATACCAAGTACCACTTCCTAGTGATGTTACTGGTGTAGCGGTACTCCAATTGGATGCAGAAACAGCCGAGATGTCCGCAGCTACTGTTCTGATTTCATAACCAGCATTGGCTTTGATCGATCCGTTGACATGGCTAAAGAATGCAACCTGTCCACTGTTACCTAGACTTTGAGAACCTGTTGTAAAATCTACATAAACAGCAGGCCAGTTTGCTGCATTTCTTGGACTCCACCATTGACCATTGATCGTCAAGCTCGTATTCGCTTTTGTCTGAGTAAGTGCCAAAGGCGCTGTTACTTGTTCTGTTGTTGGCGCTGCTGCCCATACCGCTGCCGATAGCACTGTTACGGCCATTGCCGATTGTAAGATTGTTTTAATGTTTAATTTCATGTTGACCTCCTGTTTTTTATTTATTTAATATTGATGCCACCTTGGCATACTGTGAATGCATGTTATTACTATTTAAACCATATGTTTGAAAAATACATTTTAATAATATAAAGTTTTTTATAAAACTTTATATTCAATGTTTAGATCAGTTTTCATTTGAATTTGGCCATTAACTATTTTTTGTTGTATATCATTGAAGCTATTTAGAGTTAATGCATACAACGCTCCAGAACTGTTGCCAACCATTACAGTAATTGGTTGAATTGGTAGGATGCTAATTGTTGATAAATCAAATTCATACCACTCGTTTTTTTCTAGTGATGTTACTACATTAGCAGCAGACCAATCAGATGCCGAAACAGCCGACATGTCTGCCATTACTGTTCTAATTTCGAAACCTGCATTGGCACGAATAGTTGCATTGACAAAACGGGATAATGTGATTTGTCCACCATTACTTAAGCTTTGGTTACCTGTAGTAAGATCTAAATAAATAACAGGCCAGTTTGCAACATCTGAAGGAGTCCACCATTGACCTATTACGGTGAAGTTGGTATTTGCTTTTGTTTGAGTAAGAGGCAAAGCAGCTGTAGCCTGTTCTGTTTTTGGAGTTGTTGCCCACACTGTTGCCGAAAGCACTGTTACAGCCATTGCTGATTGTAAGATTGTTTTAATGTTTAATTTCACGTTGACCTCCTGTTTTTTATTTTTTTAATGTTGATGCCACCTTGGCATACTGTGAATGCATATTTATGATTCTGTTATCGTACTTGAATTTTGTTGTGTTTTCACGATATCAGCCCAGTCTTTGAACTGGAATTTGATCTGAACATTTTCGAAATTCCCTGTTGGAAGGTTTGCCGGTAACGAAACCTGCATTTCGCTACGGGTATGGGATTTGATTGTAAGCGGATAATCTTTGCCATTAAGTGTCATAATAACTGCTGTAGGATCAAGTATTACTTTGCTTAAATAGGCTTTGATTGTCCAATCCGTGTTTTTAGCTAGTTTTAAACCTGATAATGTTAAAGCCACATCTGGTTGTCGATAGGTAATCTTGATCGGATTGGCTAATTTAATGGTATGATTAAGATTGGTCACTTCGACATCGTATATGCCCGCTAGGATATCCGAAGGAATACGATTTTCCCGTTCTGTGCCAGAATAAGATAGTTGATATCCTAAAGGAGAAACTTTTAAACTATTCGGCGTTGGCATCTGAACACGTTGCTTCGTCTCTTGGTTGATGAGTACTATACTGACTAGAGTAGAGTTTGTATGCATGAAAGTTCCGTTTATTGCAGGGAAAGCGGTTCCTGGTCCTTGTGTCAGCGCAATGGAAGATGTTGATGCAAAAGCCGCTTCAAAAGAAGGTGTACTTTGTAATTCAATCTTTAATTTGTAAGTACGTGCTGTTCCTGTTGCGGATTTTACAGTATATGTTTTATCCTTTTCATCCGTTTTAACGGGCAGAATCTCTTCCACGATTTTGGCTCCAGATGATACCTGGATTGTAGGATCAATTACTAATAATCCATAATAATAGGGTAAGTAAACCGTTATGGTATTTTCCCCATTATCTATAGCACCATAGATAACATCGTCATTCGGGAGGTTGGTCACCTTATATTCCAGTATTTTGTCGCTGGGAAGTAAAGGCAGATCCTCCGTTTTAGTACAGTTACTAAACAGTAACCCTAGGAATAGTATGCTTATAAAAGTGTATATTCTTTTCATTTTATCTAAATATTGAACTATCGTATTTTATGGATATTATTATTTAATTCTTGATTTCAAATTTGGTACTCCCGGATTTCGCTAATACATATTGGAAAGTAAAGAATGGTGTGGGTGAAGTTTTATACCAATCTTTTGGATCTAATAAGTCTTTGTAGATGCTCTGAATTTTGATTTTTGCATAATTGCCATTAGCTGTGCGTACTACCAAGGTATGCCCTTCAATTGGATAACAAACATGCTTTTTGTTTTCGGCTCCACCACCTTTGATGTCTCCACCAAAATCATATAGATACCATCCCAGACCTTCTCCAAAAGTTCCAGAGTCATCTGTTCCATAGGCCTTTTCTCCTCTACGGAATTCAGCATCGGAGGGAATATCTATAACATCTTCAAATTTTTTCTTGACTAGATAAATTCCACCTTTACCAGGTCCACCTACTCCGTATCCATTTGAACTATTATTGCAATTGACAAAACTCCTGTATATCTCTGCGAAAGAAATATCCCAACGTGTTGTCAGCCTATAATCTGGCGTAATAGCCTTATTCTGTTCTAAACTATAATATATAGGCGATTGCTTCGTTGTGGGTAAAGTTCCCGTTGGTAAGTCCTCTCCAAAGTTCTTTACTGAAATTAAGCGATTGAACATTCCTTCTGAAATTTCTGGATTAGGTTCTGGTTCTATTTTAGGATCGCTTTTACTGCAGGCGCCTAGCAATGTTAAAAAAACAAAGATTGCAACGAATTTTAAAAGGGTATTAGTTTTTGTTATTTTCATTTTTAGTGCTATATATTGTAATACTATAATTTCAATTATTCCCGTGGTTATATGATCAGGTTATTTGATTGCTATCTTTATTTATATTAATTCTAAATAATAGTAAAGGTAATGAGTTTAGCTTATCCATTGTATATTAAAAATGATATTTAATCTATGCTTTTTGCTTTTTAGAGTTTAGCTTTTAAGCTTATTTGTTAGTTGTAATAATCAACAAATATTTCTTGTTAAATAGCTGTTAATTAGAAGTTTAATATTTTTTTAAGGATAATCACTAGCCTGTGGATTATTAAGAGATTTGGAATCATTTACTCATTAATACACTATGGTATAATTGCGTTTTTATTTTTATGATATGATCAGCATCTATGAAAATTACTTTACCATAAATATTATTTGATAAAATTTATGGCAGAATATACTATTAACGGATAATTAATTTTCATTTTTTAGAGCGTGTTTGTGTTTAACGCCTTACTACCATCCTCTTGTACATAGTATTTGAATGTATAATAGGGAGCTGGCCAGTTCATATTTGTAACGGCAGATGGATTGCCTTTGTAGGCATTGATAAGTTGTAACTTAGCATATTTTCCATCAGGAAGTCGAATGACATATGTTCTGTTAGGTAGCGCTTGCATAATGTGATTGTTCAGGCTATAACGAAACCACCCATCTGAACCTTCTGATG
This region includes:
- a CDS encoding SRPBCC family protein, giving the protein MKKNTVSLHRIIQASPEKVFRAFADPIAHATWLPPYGFICTVQQMDFKVGGNFKMTFINFSTGNGHSFGGEYLEILPNESIKYSDRFDDPNLPGEMITTVSLNKVSCGTELQIVQENIPDVIPVEMCYLGWQESLDKMKRLVEPEIPDA
- a CDS encoding glyoxalase; translation: MLFQRTDKMMNGVFITFSGNCKKALQFYQNCFGGKLYFEAFKNEMNNYSESPIIIGSLISDMIVIHGSDLVHNEGRQVGNYLSIFLHCNDAGDRKLLIHKLKVNRKITYTPDEIKQSLIEITDAFDVRWILAI
- a CDS encoding NAD(P)/FAD-dependent oxidoreductase encodes the protein MKENRIYDVIIIGGSYAGLSAAMALGRSLRDVLVIDSGIPCNRQTPHSHNFLTQDGKTPLEIATIAKQQVEQYESIIFENGVVTDGRFASEGFEICTEEGNIYIGRKLIFATGVKDIFPDIKGFSACWGISVIHCPYCHGYEFKHQKTGIIGKGDKAIHLSSLVHNLTDQLQVLTRGEANFEEEQKDKLAKNQIGIIETEIVEIVHKDGYVKQLVFDDGRTESFDAVYAPVPFVQHLDLPVNLGCELTEAGHIKVDSFQKTNIPGVFACGDSTTMMRSVASAVSTGNTAGAMVNMELTQEEF
- a CDS encoding polysaccharide biosynthesis C-terminal domain-containing protein — translated: MTAIKQLAGQTLWYGVSNIGAKFLNYLLTPILTYLMIDSSGVRDYGGYSLLYSWIAVANIIFTYGFETGYFRFSNTQGVDRHSLFQTAFGSIWLSTALLITFISFFTVPINNFMNLDGHPEYILWCLYLIGLDAITAIPFAKLRQENRPKRYAFVKLSGIIINILFTLFFLIWLPKYAVHHPDDAIVHWFTTNNRIGFLILANVFQNLFVFLLLFSEWKSFRFKINFNLWKQLFKYSAPMIFIGLAGMINEVMDRQMLAKLLSQDVDAQSVVGIYSANYKLAIFITLFIQAFKMAAEPFFFNKSKDKNAPALYATVMKWFVITLSLAFLFSALYLDAWKYMVGASYRSGLGIVPILLCANICLGIYYNLSVWYKLTDRMRMGLYITIFGSVITLVGNYFFIPYWGMYAAAWTTLICYASMMLVTYFIGQNYYYIPYPVKKIGIYLLAMLLCFFMKRSIDVYSDSWTQDMQLLLRIPVAFILMILYVFFIVKMERKELKNIPLIGKYI
- a CDS encoding biliverdin-producing heme oxygenase; the encoded protein is MLSQHIKEQTHAAHQNVEGKIVRQLKSIRSDADYTKVLKGFYAYFRAVEDRIAPFVTSDILPDLADRRNSSYIKKDIEALGGSVENLPEANAPLVNNVLEALSSLYVLEGSIMGGPYIVQMLNKYGITKGTSFFEGYGENSREMWAGFTTVLNKHAEDPESYTLATEKANQTFYNFGNVFSPIVNVN
- a CDS encoding S41 family peptidase, translating into MQTDEIINPIEGTKKELILDSIFLYAQQLYRWQESLPSYTDFTPRKKFGSISPEQTAYERELFAISQYSLAHNGKPYEWSPIEGKPKYSYLERSRNTKKSSGHLASMEHQYKYATHLSYWTSGKKYIAYLYIASFPELAIVKTELDRLFKELSNKQVTHLILDLRHNGGGYVETAEYLANLIVPQKLDGKIMFSEQFHPNVQNGKATLLGKQPYLDANGNPVQYKGRSATLADVDYSEKANTHYFVKKGVFNTLQHLSFIVSGRTASASELLISSFKPYFPVRLIGQKTFGKPVGFFSLKIDAFDIYFASFLIRNANGWSDYFDGMSVDISLASPKTDLHIGNPKEPWLASTLQDIVSITDSKLEKGVDNIKDNPPFVFWPETIGENLLFKTNFQLKN
- a CDS encoding cytochrome-c peroxidase, whose protein sequence is MNLYLPKQVILATLLTTFLYSCSKGKSSPEEPTITPTPEETLREKYSKSSAQWPVAEWYKNIEIRELAALPKNPSNDKVELIALGKALFFDPRTGNGLKTCASCHNPDTYWIDQKTTADGIALHHRNTPSMENVWYLEGNLFHDGRAKTYREQIAEAINSPIEMGGNTSSLSSKLMSIPGYVDLYESAYNNKNMTIEGLLDAIAAYSKSISSGETAFDRFVQGDYQALNDQQLEGLHLFRTKGKCINCHNGPYFTDLDFHNLGYAVTNKGALDNGRFESSKLESDKGKFRTPGLRNVTNTAPYMHNGSIATLSELVNLLSQGMPQKTGQQINGILSPHIQNLRLSSKEQENIIIFLSSLSSEPIKTERPILP
- a CDS encoding HmuY family protein; this encodes MKITKTNTLLKFVAIFVFLTLLGACSKSDPKIEPEPNPEISEGMFNRLISVKNFGEDLPTGTLPTTKQSPIYYSLEQNKAITPDYRLTTRWDISFAEIYRSFVNCNNSSNGYGVGGPGKGGIYLVKKKFEDVIDIPSDAEFRRGEKAYGTDDSGTFGEGLGWYLYDFGGDIKGGGAENKKHVCYPIEGHTLVVRTANGNYAKIKIQSIYKDLLDPKDWYKTSPTPFFTFQYVLAKSGSTKFEIKN